In the Nocardia asteroides genome, GATCGACGGCTACCTCGACCACCTCGCGGTCGAGCGCGGCGCGGCCCGCAACACCGTCGCCGCCTACCGGCGCGACCTGGCCAGGTACCGCGAGTTCCTGGACGGCCGCGGCATCGCCGCGCTGGCGCGGGCGGGCGAGGCCGATGTGGCCGAGTTCGCCACCGCGCTGCGGGCGGGCGGGGCGGGCAGCCCCGCGCTGGCCGCTGGCTCGGTGGCGCGGGCGCTGATCGCGGTGCGCGGGCTGCACCGCTTCGCCGCCGCCGAGGGGCTGGCGGGCACCGACGTCGCGCGGGCGGTGAAACCGCCGAGCCAGGGGCGCAGGCTGCCCAAGGCGCTGCCCTACGACCAGGTGCTCGCGCTGCTGGAGGCCGCGGGCGGGGACGCGGCCGCGACGGACGCGCCGCGCGCGCTGCGCGACCGGGCGCTGCTCGAGCTGCTGTACTCCACCGGAGCCAGGATCTCGGAGGTGGTCGGGCTCGACGTGGACGACCTGGACACCGACGGCCGCGCGGTGGTGCTGCACGGCAAGGGCGGCAAACAGCGCATGGTCCCGATCGGGCGCCCCGCGCTGGCCGCGGTCGACGCCTACCTGGTGCGCGGGCGGCCCGCCCTGGTGCCGCGCGGGCGGGCCGCGGGCGGGCCCGCGCTGTTCCGCAACGCGCGCGGCGGCAGGCTCTCCAGGCAGAGCGCCTGGCAGGTGCTGCGCAGCGCCGCCGAGCGGGCCGGGATCGAGGCGGCGGTCTCGCCGCACACGCTGCGGCACTCCTTCGCGACGCACCTGCTCGACGGCGGCGCCGACGTCCGGGTGGTGCAGGAGCTGCTCGGGCACGCCTCGGTGACAACCACGCAGATCTACACCCTGGTCACGGTGACGACGCTGCGCGAGGTATGGGCCACCGCGCACCCGCGCGCGTGACCCGACCCGACCCGCCCGTTTTCGTACCCACCGGCCCGTAACCCGGACGCGCGGCGGTGACACGGGGAACACTGGGACGCGCGTGTCCGAGCGCCGGTGCCCCGCACGAGGCGGTAGCGTCTATCGGAAGCTGGACCGTACGAGAGCGAGGTCGCGCCATCCCGGCTTCGCTACGCTCGGCAAGGAACGGGCAGGACGTATAAGGAGCAGCGGATCGTGACCACAGCCAGTGCGGAACCGCCGAACAACGCGTCCGTCCGGGGTCTGTCCGCGCGCGCGGAGCGTCGCGGCGACGCCGAGCCCAAGGGCCCGTCCAAGGCGGCGGCCGACTCGCTCTGGGGCGACGGTGCCGAGCCCGTTCCCGAGGACGCCGACCTCGGCCCGACCGGACGGCCGCTGCGCGCGGTGCCGGACCCGCCGCCGGTGGAGAAGACCGGCCGGGCGCTGATCGTCGCCATGTGCAACCAGAAGGGCGGCGTCGGCAAGACCACCTCCACGATCAACCTGGGCGCCGCGCTCGCCGAGTACGGCCGCCGGGTGCTGCTGGTCGACCTCGACCCGCAGGGCGCGCTCTCCGCGGGGCTCGGGGTCGCGCTGCACGATCTGCAATACACGGTGCACAACCTGCTGGTCGAGAACCGCGTCGGGATCGACGACGTGGTGATGGAGACGCGGGTCGACGGCATGGATCTGCTACCGAGCAATATCGACCTCTCCGCCGCGGAGATCCAGCTGGTGAACGAGGTCGGCCGCGAGCAGTCGCTCGGCCGCGCGCTGGCACCGGTGCGGGACCGGTACGACTACATCCTGATCGACTGCCAGCCCTCGCTCGGCCTGCTCACCATCAACGCGCTGGCCTGCGCCGACGGCGTCATCATCCCGATGGAGTGCGAGTACTTCTCGCTGCGCGGCCTGGCCCTGCTCACCGACACCGTCGACAAGGTGCGGGACCGGCTGAACCAGCAGCTCAGCCTCTACGGCATCGTCGTCACCATGTTCGACGCCAGGTTGCAGCACGCCAGGCAGGTCATGGCGCGCGTGGTCGAGGTCTTCGGCGACCTGGTCTACGACACCGCGATCGGCCGCACCGTGCGCTTCCCGGACGCCAGCGTGGCCGGTGAGCCGATCACCACCTGGGCGCCGAAGTCGACCGGTGCGGAGCAGTATCGATCGATGGCCAGAGAGGTCATCCACCGGTCCGGCCGGTGACCGCGACCGTCACCACAGCGGCGCCCGAGGCGCCGCGCCACACGTTCCACCTGCGGCTGAGCAACTTCGAGGGGCCGTTCGACCTGCTGCTGCAGCTGATCAGCGCGCGCAAACTGGACGTCACCGAGGTCGCGCTGCACAAGGTCACCGACGAGTTCATCGCCTACACCAAGGCGCTCACCGCGGCCATGTCCGCGCCGAACGGGCTGCGCGCGGACAAGATCCTGGACGAGACCACCGAGTTCCTCGTCGTCGCCGCCACCCTGCTCGACCTCAAGGCGGCCCGGCTGCTCCCCTCCGGCGAGATGACCGACGCCGAGGACCTGGAGCTGCTGGAGGCGCGCGACCTGCTCTTCGCGCGGCTGCTGCAGTACCGGGCCTTCAAGCAGGTCGCCGAGTTGTTCGCGGAGCTGGAGGCGGTGGCGCTGCGACGCTACCCGCGCTCGGTCGGGCTGGAGGAGCGGTTCGCCGGGCTGCTGCCCGAGGTCACGCTCGGGGTGGATGTGGCGCGATTCGCGGAGATCGCCGCCGCGGCTTTCCGCCCCAAGCCGACGCCGCGGGTCGGGCTCGACCATCTGCACGCGCACACCGTCTCGGTGGCGGAGCAGGCCGAGCTGGTGCTCGACGTGCTCAAGGAGCGCGGCATCGGCGGCTGGACCACCTTCGCCGAGCTGGTCACCGGCCTCACCGAGCCGATCGAGATCGTGGCGCGGTTCCTGGCGCTGCTCGAGCTGTACCGGGGTAAGCACATCGAGTTCGACCAGCCGGAGCCGCTCGGCCCGCTCGGCGTCAGCTGGACCGGCGACCCGGAGGCGGTGCGGGATCCGGCCGCCATCGAGGAGGAGTACGGATGACCGACGCGGTGGCGAAGTTCACGCCGGAGCCGCTGGATGGCCCCGAATTCCGGGCTGCGCTGGAGGCCATGCTGCTCGTCGTGGACGCTCCCGCGCCGGTCGAACAGCTGGCCGCGGCGCTGGACGACACCTCGGAGCGGGTGGAGACGGCGCTGCGCGGGATGTCCGCCGAGCTCGCCGCCAACGGCAGCGGGATCGACCTGCGTTTCGTCGGGGACGGCTGGCGCTTCTATACTCGGAGCGAGTACGCGCCCTATGTGGAACGGGTACTGCTCGACGGCGCGAGGACCAAACTGACCAGGGCGGCGCTGGAGACGCTGGCGGTCATCGCGTATCGCCAGCCGGTCACCAGAACCAGAGTCGGCGCGGTGCGCGGGGTCAATGTCGACGGCGTGATGCGCACGCTGCTGGCACGGGGCCTGATCGCCGAGGACGGTGTCGATCCGGAGACCAACGGCACCCTCTACCGCACCACGGAGCTCTTCCTGGAGCGGATCGGGCTGGCGTCGCTCAGCGATCTGCCGCCACTGGCGCCGTTGCTCCCCGGCGTCGACCTGATCGATGAGATCAACGAGAGCCTGGAGACGGATCCCCGTTACACCAGGCTGCGAAAATCCACCGAGTCCGATCTGGACCTCGGTACCGAGAACTGAAGGAACTATGAACACCCCCGCTCGCCGAGATGGCACACCGGATCGAAGAAACCGCAGCGACCAGCCCGGGCGCGGCAGGCCGGAGCGCGGACAGCGCACCGCCGCCGCCCGCGCCGACGGCGCCCGTCGCGCGGACGAGGAACGCGATCGCCGCCGCACCCGCGGCGACACCGAGAGCCGCGGTAGCGGCTACGGCCGCGACGGCCGCGACGACCGCGGCGCGAGGCCGGGCGGCGGCCAGGACCGCGCCGGGCGTCCCGACGGCGGCTACGGCCGCGGGGACGACCGGGGTGGACGCCCCGGCGGCGGCCAGGACCGCGCGGGCCGCTCCGACGGCGGCTACGGCCGCAGGGACGACGGCGGAACCGGAGGCCGCTACGGCGGCGGCAGGCCCGACGGTGGCCGTGGTGGTGCGCCCGGCGGCCGCCGGGACGAGGGCGGCGCGCGCCGCGACTCCCGCCCCGCGGCCAAGAAGGCCAAGCCGGAGCGGCAGACCAGCTCGACCCCGCTGCTCAGCAATGCCAAGCCGGCCAAGCACCAGTACGCGGAGGGCGGCCACACCAAGCTCCCGTGGGGCGAGGGCGAACGGTTGCAGAAGGTGCTCGCGAAGGCGGGCGTGGCCTCGCGCCGCGCCGCCGAGGAGCTGATCGCGCAGGGCCGGGTCGAGGTGGACGGCGCCATCGTCACCGAGCAGGGGCTGCGGATCGACGCCGAGAACGCCGTCGTCCGGGTGGACGGCACCCGCGTCGTCGTCCGCGAGGAGCTCGTGCACCTGGCGATGAACAAGCCGCGCGGCTGGCAGTGCACCATGTCCGACGACCTGGGCCGCCCGTGCGTCGGCGACATCGTCGCCGAGCGGATCGTCGCGGGCCAGCGGCTGTTCCACGTCGGCAGGCTGGACGCCGACACCGAGGGGCTGCTGCTGCTCACCAACGACGGCGACCTCGCGCACCGGCTCATGCACCCCTCCTTCGAGGTGCACAAGACCTACCTGGCCACCGTGCGCGGCGAGGTGGACCGCTCGCTGGGCAAGCGGCTGCGCTCCGGCGTCGAGCTGGAGGACGGCCCGGCCAGCGTCGACCGCTTCCAGGTGCTCGAGGTGAACGAGGGTCGATCCCTGGTCAAGCTGGAGCTGCACGAGGGGCGCAAGCACATCGTGCGCAGGCTGCTCGCCGAGGTGGGGCACCCGGTCGACCGGCTGCTGCGCACGCACGTCGGCCCGGTGGCGCTCGGCGATCAACGGCCCGGCACGCTCAAGGTGCTCGGCCGGGACGAAGTCGGAAAACTCTACGAGGCGGTGCAGCTGTGAACGGTCTGGAGATCCCCGTGGCGGAGACCGCGCGGTTGACCGACGATTCGCCGCTGGTGGTGGCGATGGACGGCCCGTCGGGCACCGGTAAGTCCAGTGTCTCGCGGAAGCTGGCCGACCGGCTGCGCGCCCGCTACCTGGACACCGGCGCCATGTACCGGGTCGCCACCCTGCGGGTGCTCCGGCTCGGCGTCGACCCGGCCGACCCGGCCGCGGTCGCCGCCGCGGTCGCCGAGCTGCCGCTGACCATCGGCACCGACCCGGGGCAGGAGCTGATCCTGCTCGCGGGCGAGGACGTCTCCGACGAGATCAGGGGCAGCGTCGTGACCCGCGCGGTCTCCGCGGTCTCCGCGGTGCCCGCGGTGCGCGAGCTGCTGGTGGCGCTGCAGCGCGAGCTGGCGGCGGGCGCGGGGCGGATCGTGGTCGAGGGCCGCGACATCGGCACCGTCGTGCTGCCGGACGCGGACGCCAAGGTCTACCTGACCGCCTCCGCCGAGGCCCGCGCGCACCGGCGCAACCAGCAGAACATCCGCGAGGGCAGGGGCGACGACTACGCCGGTGTCCTCGCCGACGTACAGCGCAGGGACACCCTGGACTCGACGCGCGCGGTCTCCCCGCTGCGCCCGGCCGCGGACGCGGTCCAGGTGGACACCAGCGAGTTGGACATGGACGAGGTCATCGACGCGCTGTACCGAGTGGTCGGGCACGCCGTGGCCGGAAACGGACGGACGCGGTGACCGAGGACGTACTGGCAGGCGACGGCATCTGGAGCGACGAGTCCGACTGGGAGATCCAGGATCTCGACTCCGAGGCGGAGGCGGGCCAGGAGATCGCCATGCCGACCCTCGCGGTGGTCGGCCGCCCCAACGTGGGCAAGTCGACGCTGGTGAACCGGATCCTCGGCAGGCGCGAGGCCGTCGTCGAGGACATCCCGGGCGTGACCAGGGACCGGGTCTCCTACGAGGCGAACTGGTCGGGCCGGCGCTTCTGGGTGCAGGACACCGGCGGCTGGGAGCCGGACGCCAAGGGGCTGCAGCAGTCGGTGGCCCGCCAGGCCGAGCTGGCCATGGCGACCGCCGACGCGATCCTGCTGGTGGTGGACGCCGTCGTCGGCGCCACCACCACCGACGAGGCCGCGGTGCGGAAGCTGCGGCGCAGCGACATCCCGGTGATCCTGGTCGCCAACAAGGTCGACGACGCGCGGGCCGAGGCCGAGGCGGCCTCGCTGTGGTCGCTCGGGCTCGGCGAGCCCCGGATGGTCAGCGCCGCGCACGGCCGCGGCACCGGCGACCTGCTCGACGACGTGCTCGCGGCGCTGCCGGAGACTCCGCGCGAGGGCACCCCCGGCATCGGCCCGCGCCGGGTCGCGCTGGTCGGCAAGCCGAACGTCGGCAAGTCCAGCCTGCTCAACAAGCTGGCCGGGGACGAGCGCTCGGTGGTGCACGACGTCGCGGGCACCACCGTCGACCCGGTGGACACGCTGGTCGACCTCGGCGGCAAGATCTGGAAGTTCGTCGACACCGCGGGGCTGCGGCGCAAGGTGGCGCACGCCTCCGGCACCGAGTTCTACGCCTCGCTGCGCACCAAGTCGGCGCTGGAGGCCTCCGAGGTCGCGATCATGCTGATCGACGCCTCGCAGCCGCTCACCGAGCAGGACCTGCGGGTGATCAGCCTGGTCGCCGACTCCGGCCGCGCGCTCGTGCTCGCCTTCAACAAGTGGGACCTGGTCGACGAGGACCGCAGGCTCACCCTGGAGAAGGAGGTCGACCGCGACCTGATCCGGGTGCCGTGGGCGCAGCGGGTGAACATCTCCGCGCACACCGGCCGGGCGGTGCAGAAGCTGGTGCCCGCGATGGAGGGCGCGCTGGAGTCGTGGGACAAGCGCATCTCCACCGGGCGGCTGAACAACTGGCTCAAGGAGGTCGTCGCGGCGACTCCGCCGCCGATGCGCGGCGGCAGGCTGCCCCGGGTGCTCTTCGCCACCCAGGCCGGTACCCGCCCGCCGACCTTCGTGCTGTTCACCACCGGTTTCCTGGAGGCCGGGTACCGCCGGTTCCTGGAGCGGCGGCTGCGCGAGGAGTTCAATTTCGACGGCTCGCCGGTGCGCATCTCGGTGCGGGTGAGGGAGCGGCGCGAGCGCAAGAAGTAGCCGACAGGCAGGCGGCGGGGACGGTCGATGACCGTCCCCGCCGTTGTCGTATCCCGCTACTCCGACACCGGGAAGAGCGAGGGGCCGTCCTCGGGGGCGCCGTCGACCTGGCCGCGGTGGGTGCCGAAGAGCTCGTCGGCATCGTCGGCCGGGAGCTGATCGACCTCGGTGACGCCCGCGTCGGCGAGCTCTTCGGTGGTGTGATCGATGGGCTCTCCGACGTCCGGCTCCTCCTCGGCGAGGCGCTGGGCGAGCGGCTCGCCCTCGCGCTCCTCGCGGGCGGTCATGCCGAAGCGGTTCGCGCCGCTCCAGTCGTCCGGCGGATCCACCACGGCGTCGCCGTCGTCGTTGCGCACCTCGTCGGAGTCGAGGGACTCGGTCGGCGACAGGGTGTCGCCGGGACCGTCTTCGGTGCTCGCGTCGGTACTCATACGCCAGAGGTGCCCGACCGGCCCCCGGGCAAACGTGCGGCGCCGGTCACCGCGGGGGCGCGCAGCCTGGTCCTGCGGTAGGCCGCGGGGGTGGTGCCGGTCCAGCGCTTGAAGGCGTGGATGAAGGGGGTCGCCTCGGCGTAGCCGAGCCGCAGCGCGACGTCGTCCACCGACATCGGGGTGGCGGCGAGCAGCTCCTCGGCCAGCGTGCGGCGCACCTCGTCGAGCAGGCCGCGGTAGCTGGTGCCCGCCTCGGCGAGCCTGCGGCGCAGGGTGCGGGTGCTCATGGCGAGCTCGGCGGCGACGGCGTCCAGCGTCGGCGGGCCGCTCGGGCCGGGGAAGAGCCGCTCCCGCACGTCGGCGGCGATCCCGGTGCGGGCGCGGCGGCGGCCGACCAGGTCGCGGCACTGCGCGACACACATGGCCCAGGTGGCCTGGTTGGCCTGCGGCAGCGGTTGGGTGAGCAGCCCGGACGGCACGCCGAAGAGGGTCTGCGGGCGGTCGAAGCGCGGCTCGACGCCGAGCACGGCGGTCAGGGCGGCGCTGTTCGCGGGCGCGGGCGCGGGGAAGGCGAACTCGGCGCGGGTGAAGGTGCACACCCTGCCGAGCAGGTCGCTCATCACCCGGTGGATGGCGACGATGTCGCGCTGCACCAGGAACCACTGCAGGTCCGCGGGGACGGTGTCGTAGCGGAACCGGGTGCGCAGCTCGTGCTCGTTCCACTCCACCTCGGGGGTGCAGAAGGCGAAACCGAGGCTGTAGTAGCGCAGCGCCAGCGAGATGGCCTCGCGCAGGGTGGCGCTGGTGACGCAGGCGAAGCCGAAGATGCCGAAGGTGCTGATCCGGTAGCGCCGCCCGACCGTCGCGCCGAGCGCCGCGTCATCCGCGCCGAGCTCGCGGACCAGCGCGCGCACGACGGCCAGCTCGGTATGCGCGTCGATCTGCCGATCCGGGTCGGTCAGCATGGCCGCGGTGAGGCCGGTGCCCGCCAGCAGCCGCGGCGCCGCGACCCCGTGCGCGGCGGCGTGCTCGACCATGACCCCGACGCTGGCGACGCCGCGCGGGAAGCTCCAATCGCGGACTTCCGCCTGCTCGACTTCGTGCATGCTCCCAGTATGGCCGAAACTATTGATTCTCTGACCTCAGGTATTTGCTGTGGGGCCCCTCACAGGTCATAGCGTAGGGATATGTCCAGCAGTACACCTTCGATCGTCATCATCGGCACCGGCTTCGGCGGCCTCGGCGCCGCCATGGAGTTGCAGCGAGCCGGGTTCGGCGACTTCACCATCCTGGAGCGCGCGGCCGACCTCGGTGGCGTCTGGCGGGAGAACACCTACCCCGGCGCGGGCTGCGATATCCCGTCGCCGCTGTACTCGTTCTCCTACGAGCCCAAGTCGGACTGGCCCAAGCGCTTCTCCGGCCAGGCCGACATCCAGGGCTACATCCGGGACGTGGCCCGCAAGCACAACCTGCTCCCGCGCATCCGGTTCGGCTCCGAGGTCACCGAGGCGGCCTACGACGACGCGACCGGCACCTGGACCGTGCGGCTCGCCGACGGCGCCGAGCTCACCTGCGACGTGCTGATCTCCGCGGTCGGGCAGCTCTCCCGCCCCGCGCTGCCCGCCATCGCGGGCATCGAGAGCTTCCGCGGGCAGTCGTTCCACTCCGCCGAGTGGGACCACGACGTCGAGCTGACCGGCAAGAGGGTCGCGGTGATCGGCACCGGCGCCAGCGCCGTCCAGTTCGTGCCGGCCATCGCGCCGAGCACCGAGCGCCTGACGCTGTTCCAGCGCTCGGCGGCGTGGATCATGCCGAAGAACGACATCGAGTACTCGAAGCTGCACCACACCCTGTTCCAGCTGCTTCCCTTGACCAGGAAGGCCGAGCGGCTCTGGTTCTGGACCCTCTGCGAGTTCCTCGCGCTGGCCCTGGTCGACGTGGTACCGATCCGGAAGCTGGTCACCTGGATCGGCAAGCGCCAGCTGCGCAGGCAGGTGGCCGACCCGGAGCTGCGCGCGAAGCTGACCCCGGACTACCCGGCCGGCTGCAAGCGCGCGCTCTTCTCCAACGAGTACCTGCCCGCGCTCACCGCGGCGAACGTCCAGGTGGAGACGGTGGGCATCACCGCGATCGAGCCCGAGGGCGTGCGCACCGCCGACGGCGCGCTGCACGAGGCCGACGTGATCGTCTACGGCACCGGCTTCAAGGGAACCGAGTTCCTCTGGCCGATGCGGATCCGCGGCCGCGGCGGCCGCGAGCTGGAGCACGACTGGGCGGGCGGGGCCGGCGCGTACAAGGGCATCACCGTGCCCGGCTACCCGAACCTGTTCCTGATGTACGGGCCGAACACCAACCTCGGCGTCGGCTCCATCGTCTATATGATCGAGTCGCAGGCGAGCTACATCCGGCAGGCGCTGGAGCGGCTGGCTCCGCACGCGGGCCGGGTGCTCGACACCCGCACCGACAAGGCGGATGAATTCGACGCCCGGCTGCAGAGGCGGCTCGACCGCACGCCGTGGAACTTCTGCGGCAGCTGGTACCGCAGCGAGAACGGGCGGATCACCAACAACTGGCCGGGCACCGTGCTCAGCTACCGGCTGCAGACCCGCAAGCTGGACCCGGCCGACCACCCGCTGCTTCCCGTCGGCGCAAAGGAGCTCTCCCGATGACTTTCGACTACGACGTGCTGATCGTCGGTTCCGGCTTCGGCGGCAGCGTGAGCGCGCTGCGGCTCACCGAGAAGGGGTACCGGGTCGGCGTGCTGGAGGCGGGGCGCCGCTTCGCCGACCACGAGTTCGCCAAGACCTCCTGGCGCGCCAACAAGTACCTGTGGGCGCCGTGGGCCAAGTTCTACGGCATCCAGCGGCTCACGCTGCTCGACGACACCCTGATCATGAGCGGCTCCGGCGTCGGCGGCGGCTCCCTGGTCTATGCCAACACGCTGTACGAGCCGCCGGAGAAGTTCTTCGCGGACCGGCAGTGGGCGCACATCACCGACTGGAAGTCGGAGCTGCTGCCCTACTACGACCAGGCCAAGCGGATGCTCGGCGTCACGACGAACCCGGCCACCACCGCCACCGACCGCGTCCTGCGCGAGGTGGCCGAGGAGATGGGCGTCGGCGACTCCTACCAGCGCACCCCGGTCGGCGTGTTCTTCGGCGGGCCGGGCACCAGGCCGGGCCAGGACGTGCCCGACCCGTTCTTCGGCGGCGCCGGCCCGGCCAGGCGCACCTGCACGCACTGCGGCGAGTGCATGACCGGGTGCAGGCACAACGCCAAGAACAGCCTGGTCAAGAACTACCTCTACCTGGCCGAGGAGGCCGGGGCCGAGGTGCACCCGCTGACCACCGTCACCGACGTGCGGCCGCTCTCCGGCGGCGGCTACTCGGTCTCGACCGTCGGCACCGGGCGGCTGCTGCGCAGGCGGAAGCGCAGCTTCACCGCCGAGCAGGTGATCTTCTCCGCCGCCGCGCTCGGCACCCAGCGGCTGCTGCACAAGCTGCGCGACACCGGCTCGCTGCCGGAGATCTCGCCGCGGCTCGGGTACCTGGCGCGCACCAACTCCGAGGAGCTGCTCGTCGTGCGCACCCGCGCCGACGACACCGACTTCACCAAGGGCGTCGCGATCACCTCGTCCATCCACCCCGACGCCGACACGCACATCGAACCGGTGCGCTACGGCAAGGGGAGCAACACCCTCGCGCTGCTCAGCACCGCGATGGTGGACGAGGTCGACGGCGTCGCCAAGGGCAAGCTGTGGTGGCGGCAGATGGTGCGCGGCAGGCGCGACATCGCGCGCATGCACAATCCGCGGCGCTGGTCCGAGCAGATGATCGGGCTGCTGGTGATGCAGTCGCTGGACAACTCGATCACCACCTACACCCGGCGCGGGGTGTTCGGGCGCAAGCGGATGCACACCAGGCAGGGTGAGGGCGCGCCCAACCCGACCTGGATCCCGGCCGGGCACGAGGTGGCGAACCGAATCGGCGACAAGATCGACGGGTTCGCCACCGGCTCGATCAGCAGCCTGTTCGACATCCCGATGACCGGGCACTTCATCGGCGGCTGCGTGATCGGCGATTCGCCGGAGAGCGGTGTGGTCGACCCGTACCACCGGCTCTACGGCCATCCCGGGCTGCACGTCATCGACGGCTCGACGATCACCGCGAACCTCGGGGTGAACCCGTCGCTGACGATCACCGCGCAGTCCGAGCGGGCCGTCGCCATGTGGCCGAACAAGGGCGAGGCCGATTCGCGGCCCGTGCTCGGCTCCGCCTATCGCCGGATCGAGCCGGTGGCGCCGCGCCGTCCGGTGGTGCCGGAGAGCGCGCCGGGGGCGCTGCGGTTGCCGCTGGTGCAGATCACCAGCAAGGGCAAGCCGGTGCCCGCGCCCGCGGGGGAGTAGCGGGTCCGCGGCCGGTCGTGCGCCGTGGCCGCGATGGCCGCCGCCGCAGGCGATTTGGTGGTTTCTCCCGCTCGGGGCGGGGAAGAACCGCGGCATGAACACCGTGCGCACGCGGATCCCGGCCCGGCTCGACCGCCTGCCGTGGTCGCGCTGGCACTGGATGATCGTCATCGGGCTCGGCTCGGTGTGGATCGTCGACGGCTTCGAGGTCACCGTGGTCGGCAGCGTGGCCGGGCGGCTCTCCGAGCCGGGCAGCGGGCTGCCGATCACGGCGGCGCAGGTCTCCGGGGTGGCGGCGGCGCTGTACGTGGCGGGCGCCTGTGTCGGCGCGCTGGTGTTCGGCTGGCTCACCGACCGCTACGGCCGCAAGAAACTGTTCATCATCACGCTCGCGGTGTACCTGGTGGCGACCGCGATGACGGCGTTCTCGTTCGACGTCTGGTGGTTCCTGCTCTTCCGGTTCCTCACCGGGCTCGGCATCGGCGGCGAGTACGCGGCGATCAACTCCGCGATCGACGAACTCATCCCGAGCAGGTACCGCGGCCGGATCGACATCATCATCAACGGCACCTACTGGCTCGGCGCCGCCGGTGGCGCGCTGCTCTCGGTGGCCGCGCTGAACCCGAACCTCTTCGCCGAGAACCTGGGCTGGCGGCTGATGTTCGGCATCGGCGTCGTCTTCGGGCTGCTGATCCTGCTGGTCCGGCGCAACGTGCCGGAGAGCCCGCGCTGGATGTTCATCCACGGCCGGGACCGGCAGGCCGAGGAGCTGGTCGACGGGGTGGAGCGGGAGGTGCGCCGGGAGACCGGCGCCGAGCTGCCCGACCCCGGCGCCGAAATCGAGGTGCGGCAGCGGAAGTCGACCGGGTTCGGTGAGATCGCCCGCGTGATGTTCCGGGAGTACCCGCGGCGCAGCGCGCTCGGGCTC is a window encoding:
- a CDS encoding ParA family protein, translating into MSARAERRGDAEPKGPSKAAADSLWGDGAEPVPEDADLGPTGRPLRAVPDPPPVEKTGRALIVAMCNQKGGVGKTTSTINLGAALAEYGRRVLLVDLDPQGALSAGLGVALHDLQYTVHNLLVENRVGIDDVVMETRVDGMDLLPSNIDLSAAEIQLVNEVGREQSLGRALAPVRDRYDYILIDCQPSLGLLTINALACADGVIIPMECEYFSLRGLALLTDTVDKVRDRLNQQLSLYGIVVTMFDARLQHARQVMARVVEVFGDLVYDTAIGRTVRFPDASVAGEPITTWAPKSTGAEQYRSMAREVIHRSGR
- a CDS encoding segregation and condensation protein A; its protein translation is MTATVTTAAPEAPRHTFHLRLSNFEGPFDLLLQLISARKLDVTEVALHKVTDEFIAYTKALTAAMSAPNGLRADKILDETTEFLVVAATLLDLKAARLLPSGEMTDAEDLELLEARDLLFARLLQYRAFKQVAELFAELEAVALRRYPRSVGLEERFAGLLPEVTLGVDVARFAEIAAAAFRPKPTPRVGLDHLHAHTVSVAEQAELVLDVLKERGIGGWTTFAELVTGLTEPIEIVARFLALLELYRGKHIEFDQPEPLGPLGVSWTGDPEAVRDPAAIEEEYG
- the der gene encoding ribosome biogenesis GTPase Der; translation: MTEDVLAGDGIWSDESDWEIQDLDSEAEAGQEIAMPTLAVVGRPNVGKSTLVNRILGRREAVVEDIPGVTRDRVSYEANWSGRRFWVQDTGGWEPDAKGLQQSVARQAELAMATADAILLVVDAVVGATTTDEAAVRKLRRSDIPVILVANKVDDARAEAEAASLWSLGLGEPRMVSAAHGRGTGDLLDDVLAALPETPREGTPGIGPRRVALVGKPNVGKSSLLNKLAGDERSVVHDVAGTTVDPVDTLVDLGGKIWKFVDTAGLRRKVAHASGTEFYASLRTKSALEASEVAIMLIDASQPLTEQDLRVISLVADSGRALVLAFNKWDLVDEDRRLTLEKEVDRDLIRVPWAQRVNISAHTGRAVQKLVPAMEGALESWDKRISTGRLNNWLKEVVAATPPPMRGGRLPRVLFATQAGTRPPTFVLFTTGFLEAGYRRFLERRLREEFNFDGSPVRISVRVRERRERKK
- a CDS encoding pseudouridine synthase; protein product: MNTPARRDGTPDRRNRSDQPGRGRPERGQRTAAARADGARRADEERDRRRTRGDTESRGSGYGRDGRDDRGARPGGGQDRAGRPDGGYGRGDDRGGRPGGGQDRAGRSDGGYGRRDDGGTGGRYGGGRPDGGRGGAPGGRRDEGGARRDSRPAAKKAKPERQTSSTPLLSNAKPAKHQYAEGGHTKLPWGEGERLQKVLAKAGVASRRAAEELIAQGRVEVDGAIVTEQGLRIDAENAVVRVDGTRVVVREELVHLAMNKPRGWQCTMSDDLGRPCVGDIVAERIVAGQRLFHVGRLDADTEGLLLLTNDGDLAHRLMHPSFEVHKTYLATVRGEVDRSLGKRLRSGVELEDGPASVDRFQVLEVNEGRSLVKLELHEGRKHIVRRLLAEVGHPVDRLLRTHVGPVALGDQRPGTLKVLGRDEVGKLYEAVQL
- the scpB gene encoding SMC-Scp complex subunit ScpB, which produces MTDAVAKFTPEPLDGPEFRAALEAMLLVVDAPAPVEQLAAALDDTSERVETALRGMSAELAANGSGIDLRFVGDGWRFYTRSEYAPYVERVLLDGARTKLTRAALETLAVIAYRQPVTRTRVGAVRGVNVDGVMRTLLARGLIAEDGVDPETNGTLYRTTELFLERIGLASLSDLPPLAPLLPGVDLIDEINESLETDPRYTRLRKSTESDLDLGTEN
- a CDS encoding AraC family transcriptional regulator; translation: MHEVEQAEVRDWSFPRGVASVGVMVEHAAAHGVAAPRLLAGTGLTAAMLTDPDRQIDAHTELAVVRALVRELGADDAALGATVGRRYRISTFGIFGFACVTSATLREAISLALRYYSLGFAFCTPEVEWNEHELRTRFRYDTVPADLQWFLVQRDIVAIHRVMSDLLGRVCTFTRAEFAFPAPAPANSAALTAVLGVEPRFDRPQTLFGVPSGLLTQPLPQANQATWAMCVAQCRDLVGRRRARTGIAADVRERLFPGPSGPPTLDAVAAELAMSTRTLRRRLAEAGTSYRGLLDEVRRTLAEELLAATPMSVDDVALRLGYAEATPFIHAFKRWTGTTPAAYRRTRLRAPAVTGAARLPGGRSGTSGV
- the cmk gene encoding (d)CMP kinase, which codes for MDGPSGTGKSSVSRKLADRLRARYLDTGAMYRVATLRVLRLGVDPADPAAVAAAVAELPLTIGTDPGQELILLAGEDVSDEIRGSVVTRAVSAVSAVPAVRELLVALQRELAAGAGRIVVEGRDIGTVVLPDADAKVYLTASAEARAHRRNQQNIREGRGDDYAGVLADVQRRDTLDSTRAVSPLRPAADAVQVDTSELDMDEVIDALYRVVGHAVAGNGRTR
- the xerD gene encoding site-specific tyrosine recombinase XerD translates to MLAREIDGYLDHLAVERGAARNTVAAYRRDLARYREFLDGRGIAALARAGEADVAEFATALRAGGAGSPALAAGSVARALIAVRGLHRFAAAEGLAGTDVARAVKPPSQGRRLPKALPYDQVLALLEAAGGDAAATDAPRALRDRALLELLYSTGARISEVVGLDVDDLDTDGRAVVLHGKGGKQRMVPIGRPALAAVDAYLVRGRPALVPRGRAAGGPALFRNARGGRLSRQSAWQVLRSAAERAGIEAAVSPHTLRHSFATHLLDGGADVRVVQELLGHASVTTTQIYTLVTVTTLREVWATAHPRA